A window from Streptomyces sp. NBC_00299 encodes these proteins:
- the msrB gene encoding peptide-methionine (R)-S-oxide reductase MsrB yields the protein MSYDIEKPDEQWRAELTPAEYAVLREAATEPAFTGEYTDTKTTGVYSCRACGAELFTSTTKFESHCGWPSFYDPKDTDAVELIADRSHGMVRTEVRCARCGSHLGHVFEGEGYATPTDQRYCINSISLRLTADED from the coding sequence ATGTCGTACGACATCGAAAAGCCGGACGAGCAGTGGCGCGCGGAGCTGACCCCGGCCGAGTACGCCGTGCTGCGCGAGGCCGCCACGGAGCCCGCCTTCACCGGTGAGTACACCGACACCAAGACGACGGGCGTCTACTCCTGCCGGGCCTGCGGCGCGGAACTCTTCACGTCCACCACGAAGTTCGAGTCGCACTGCGGCTGGCCGTCCTTCTACGACCCGAAGGACACCGACGCGGTGGAGCTGATCGCGGACCGCTCGCACGGGATGGTGCGCACCGAGGTGCGGTGCGCCCGGTGCGGGTCGCATCTCGGGCACGTCTTCGAGGGCGAGGGTTACGCCACGCCGACCGATCAGCGGTACTGCATCAACAGCATCTCGCTGCGGCTGACGGCGGACGAGGACTGA
- the murC gene encoding UDP-N-acetylmuramate--L-alanine ligase: MAPGIPHAMDRPHFIGIGGAGMSGIAKILAQRGAKVAGSDAKESGTAEALRALGVTVHIGHAAEHLADDASCVVVSSAIRQDNPELARAAELGVPVVHRADALASLMHGLRPIAVAGTHGKTTTTSMLAVSLSELGLRPSYAIGGDLDAPGSNALHGDGDIFVAEADESDRSFHKYAPDVAIVLNVELDHHANYASMDEIYESFETFADRITEGGTLVISADQDGARELTRRVSARDVRVVTYGEAEDADVRVLSVLAQGLKSQVTVVSDGQELTFAVSVPGRHYALNAVAALAAGAALGIPAAELAPALAAYTGVKRRLQLKGEVAGVQVIDSYAHHPTEMTADLEAMRAAAGDARILVVYQPHLFSRTQELGKEMGEALALADSSLVLDIYPAREDPIPGVTSELIIAAARAAGAEVRPVHDKSEVSSLIAGMSKPGDLVLTMGAGDVTDLGPVILDRLSK; the protein is encoded by the coding sequence ATGGCACCCGGCATTCCCCACGCCATGGACCGACCGCACTTCATCGGCATCGGCGGGGCCGGGATGTCGGGGATCGCGAAGATTCTCGCGCAGCGTGGGGCCAAGGTGGCCGGCAGTGACGCCAAGGAGTCCGGAACCGCCGAGGCCCTGCGGGCCCTGGGCGTGACCGTGCACATCGGGCACGCGGCCGAGCACCTCGCCGACGACGCCAGCTGCGTCGTCGTGTCGTCGGCGATCCGGCAGGACAACCCCGAGCTGGCCCGCGCCGCCGAGCTGGGCGTTCCGGTGGTGCACCGGGCCGACGCGCTCGCCTCGCTGATGCACGGGCTGCGCCCGATCGCCGTCGCCGGTACGCACGGCAAGACCACCACGACGTCGATGCTGGCGGTCTCCCTGAGCGAGCTCGGGCTGCGGCCGTCGTACGCCATCGGCGGTGACCTCGACGCCCCCGGCTCGAACGCCCTGCACGGCGACGGCGACATCTTCGTCGCCGAGGCGGACGAATCGGACCGCAGCTTCCACAAGTACGCGCCCGACGTCGCGATCGTCCTGAACGTCGAGCTCGACCACCACGCGAACTACGCGTCGATGGACGAGATCTACGAGTCCTTCGAGACGTTCGCGGACCGCATCACCGAGGGCGGCACGCTGGTGATCTCGGCCGACCAGGACGGGGCGCGGGAGCTGACCCGGCGGGTCTCGGCTCGGGATGTGCGGGTGGTGACGTACGGCGAGGCGGAGGACGCCGACGTACGGGTGCTGTCCGTGCTGGCGCAGGGGCTGAAGAGCCAGGTCACCGTCGTATCGGACGGGCAGGAGCTCACCTTCGCGGTCTCGGTTCCCGGCCGCCACTACGCGCTGAACGCGGTGGCCGCGCTGGCCGCCGGTGCGGCGCTCGGCATCCCGGCCGCCGAGCTGGCCCCGGCGCTGGCGGCCTACACCGGCGTCAAGCGGCGGCTGCAGCTGAAGGGCGAGGTCGCGGGCGTCCAGGTCATCGACTCCTACGCCCACCACCCGACCGAGATGACGGCCGACCTGGAGGCGATGCGCGCGGCCGCCGGGGACGCCCGGATCCTGGTCGTCTACCAGCCCCACCTGTTCTCCCGGACGCAGGAGCTCGGCAAGGAGATGGGCGAGGCCCTCGCCCTCGCGGACTCCTCGCTGGTCCTGGACATCTACCCGGCCCGCGAGGACCCGATCCCCGGTGTCACCAGTGAGCTGATCATCGCCGCGGCCCGCGCGGCGGGCGCCGAGGTGAGGCCGGTGCACGACAAGAGCGAGGTGTCCTCGCTGATCGCGGGAATGTCGAAGCCCGGTGATCTCGTTCTCACCATGGGCGCGGGCGATGTCACGGACCTGGGCCCGGTCATTCTGGACCGCCTGTCGAAGTGA
- a CDS encoding indole-3-glycerol phosphate synthase, translated as MFTSVLMIEKALTSADVEFVTTLHGDEEVSFHVLLQPRGEQADRLLRAIDDIALGELDEAVREGNTPEGQEALSTGERALEVSLTALRTAGAAAEGRLLEDHPLDALRAVVDEVGADEVIVLTDPHYVEEFFHRDWASRARHKVGVPVLKLFSHSKA; from the coding sequence GTGTTCACAAGCGTTTTGATGATCGAGAAGGCCCTGACGTCCGCCGACGTGGAGTTCGTCACCACCTTGCACGGGGACGAGGAGGTCTCGTTCCATGTGCTGCTCCAGCCGCGGGGTGAGCAGGCCGACAGGTTGCTGCGCGCCATCGACGACATCGCGCTCGGTGAGCTGGACGAGGCGGTCCGGGAGGGGAACACGCCGGAGGGACAGGAGGCGCTGAGCACGGGGGAGCGGGCACTGGAGGTGTCGCTCACGGCTCTGCGTACGGCCGGAGCGGCGGCCGAGGGGCGGCTCCTGGAGGACCATCCGCTGGACGCGCTCAGAGCGGTGGTGGACGAGGTCGGGGCGGACGAGGTGATCGTGCTGACCGACCCGCACTATGTGGAGGAGTTCTTCCACCGGGACTGGGCGTCCAGGGCTCGGCACAAGGTGGGGGTGCCGGTGCTGAAGCTGTTCTCGCACAGCAAGGCGTAG
- a CDS encoding pyrimidine reductase family protein has translation MRRLFPVTDETAARASGGAAGDDGAGAPGGSWVGEVRRGAGFPGDDLVDREWSLAELAAAYAYPEPGPGGRQPWLRANMVSTLDGAAQHDGRSQPISTATDMRIFGTLRALADVVLVGAETVRQEGYRPARARAEFAQAREAAGQGPAPAIAVVSAGLGLDFSLPLFTSPLVPTLILTGAAAAPDRVAAAEKAGTQVVIAGDGVGVDPVRAVQALAELGHTRLLTEGGPRMLGQLVAAGVLDELCLTISPMLTAGDAQRIAGGPSVPVPKRFELISLLEENGFLFSRYRRT, from the coding sequence ATGCGACGCCTGTTCCCTGTGACCGATGAGACAGCAGCGAGGGCCTCCGGCGGTGCTGCCGGGGACGACGGGGCCGGGGCGCCCGGAGGGTCTTGGGTGGGTGAGGTTCGCCGTGGCGCCGGGTTCCCCGGTGACGATCTCGTCGACCGTGAGTGGAGCCTCGCCGAGCTCGCCGCCGCATACGCCTATCCCGAGCCGGGTCCCGGTGGGCGACAGCCCTGGCTGCGGGCCAACATGGTGTCCACGCTGGACGGGGCGGCCCAGCACGACGGGCGTTCGCAGCCCATCTCCACCGCGACCGACATGCGGATCTTCGGCACGCTGCGGGCGCTGGCGGACGTCGTGCTCGTCGGCGCCGAAACGGTGCGCCAGGAGGGGTACCGTCCGGCACGCGCGCGTGCCGAGTTCGCCCAGGCCCGCGAGGCGGCCGGGCAGGGGCCCGCACCGGCCATCGCGGTGGTGAGCGCCGGCCTGGGCCTCGACTTCAGCCTTCCGCTCTTCACCTCGCCCTTGGTGCCGACCCTCATCCTCACGGGCGCCGCCGCGGCCCCGGACCGCGTCGCGGCCGCGGAGAAGGCGGGCACCCAGGTGGTGATCGCCGGTGACGGCGTCGGCGTGGACCCCGTACGTGCCGTCCAGGCCCTCGCCGAGCTCGGCCACACCCGCCTGCTGACCGAGGGCGGGCCGCGGATGCTCGGGCAGCTGGTGGCCGCCGGAGTGCTCGACGAGCTCTGCCTGACGATCTCCCCGATGCTCACCGCGGGAGACGCCCAGCGGATCGCCGGCGGGCCGTCGGTGCCGGTTCCCAAACGGTTCGAGCTGATCTCCCTGCTGGAGGAGAACGGCTTCCTGTTCAGCCGCTACCGGCGGACGTGA
- the zapE gene encoding cell division protein ZapE codes for MSSSPAASGPSPIAEASPLSLCAREPHVPADRLVAEMVPPPRFDSVRFSTYIPDPNQPSQTEAVGVLETFAAGLGGAHASGAGKARRGFLGFGRPKAPKTPAGPRGVYLDGGYGVGKTHLLASLWHATPAEPSLKAFGTFVELTNLVGALGFQQTVQTLSGHRLLCIDEFELDDPGDTVLVSTLLGKLVDAGVALAATSNTLPGKLGEGRFAAADFLREIQGLSAHFHALRIDGEDYRHRGLPEAPAPYSDEQVTKAAYATEGASLDDFPHLLEHLARVHPSRYGALTDGLKAVCLTDVQPIPDQSTALRLVVLADRLYDREVPVLASGLPFDQLFSEDMLKGGYRKKYFRAISRLTALARDAKVLVTQ; via the coding sequence GTGTCGTCCTCCCCCGCCGCCTCCGGGCCGAGCCCCATAGCCGAAGCGAGCCCGCTGTCCCTGTGCGCCCGTGAGCCGCACGTGCCCGCGGACCGGCTGGTCGCCGAGATGGTGCCGCCGCCCCGCTTCGACTCGGTCCGTTTCAGCACCTACATCCCGGACCCGAACCAGCCCAGCCAGACCGAGGCGGTCGGTGTCCTGGAGACCTTCGCGGCCGGGCTCGGCGGTGCGCACGCGAGCGGCGCCGGCAAGGCCAGGCGCGGTTTCCTGGGGTTCGGCAGGCCCAAGGCGCCCAAGACCCCGGCGGGCCCCCGCGGCGTCTACCTCGACGGCGGCTACGGCGTCGGCAAGACCCACCTGCTCGCCTCCCTCTGGCACGCCACCCCGGCCGAGCCGTCCCTCAAGGCCTTCGGCACCTTCGTGGAGCTGACGAACCTCGTCGGCGCCCTCGGCTTCCAGCAGACGGTGCAGACCCTGTCCGGCCACCGCCTGCTGTGCATCGACGAGTTCGAGCTCGACGACCCGGGCGACACCGTCCTCGTCTCCACGCTGCTCGGGAAGCTGGTCGACGCCGGTGTCGCGCTGGCCGCCACCTCCAACACCCTCCCCGGCAAGCTCGGCGAGGGCCGCTTCGCGGCGGCGGACTTCCTGCGCGAGATCCAGGGTCTGTCGGCCCACTTCCACGCGCTGCGCATCGACGGCGAGGACTACCGCCACCGCGGCCTGCCCGAAGCGCCCGCGCCGTACTCCGACGAACAGGTGACGAAGGCGGCGTATGCCACCGAGGGCGCCTCGCTCGACGACTTCCCGCATCTGCTGGAGCACCTCGCCCGCGTCCACCCCAGCCGCTACGGCGCGCTGACGGACGGCCTGAAGGCGGTGTGTCTCACCGACGTCCAGCCGATTCCCGACCAGTCGACGGCTCTGCGGCTCGTCGTGCTCGCGGACCGGCTCTACGACCGTGAAGTGCCGGTGCTGGCCTCCGGACTGCCGTTCGACCAGCTGTTCAGCGAGGACATGCTCAAGGGCGGTTACCGCAAGAAGTACTTCCGCGCGATCTCGCGACTCACCGCGCTGGCCCGTGACGCCAAGGTCCTGGTAACCCAGTAA
- a CDS encoding carbonic anhydrase, with product MQPLIDNARMFGQRPEEFARLAEGQSPQVLFITCSDSRVVPALITGARPGELFELRTAGNIVPPYASQHPTSEAATIEYAVEVLGVSDIVVCGHSHCGAVGALVRGDDLDSVPAVRDWLSHATPRPTGAAEDPEVAEGVQAHVLTQLLRLRSYPFIDKKLKERQLTLHAWYYEVHKGAVRAHSAETDAFEAL from the coding sequence ATGCAGCCCCTCATCGACAACGCCCGTATGTTCGGACAGCGCCCTGAGGAGTTCGCCAGGCTCGCCGAAGGGCAGTCTCCGCAGGTCCTGTTCATCACCTGCTCCGATTCCCGGGTCGTACCGGCCCTGATCACGGGGGCCCGCCCCGGCGAGCTCTTCGAGCTGCGCACCGCGGGCAACATCGTCCCGCCGTACGCCTCCCAGCACCCCACCAGCGAGGCGGCCACGATCGAGTACGCCGTGGAGGTCCTCGGCGTCAGCGACATCGTGGTCTGCGGCCACTCCCACTGCGGTGCCGTCGGCGCGCTGGTGCGCGGCGACGACCTGGATTCCGTACCTGCCGTGCGGGACTGGCTCTCGCACGCCACTCCGCGCCCGACCGGCGCCGCCGAGGACCCGGAGGTCGCCGAAGGCGTCCAGGCCCATGTGCTGACGCAGCTGCTGCGGCTGCGCTCGTACCCGTTCATCGACAAGAAGCTGAAGGAGCGTCAACTGACCTTGCACGCCTGGTACTACGAGGTGCACAAGGGCGCCGTGCGCGCCCACAGCGCCGAGACCGACGCGTTCGAGGCTCTGTGA
- a CDS encoding SulP family inorganic anion transporter, with product MMTKYPHLRQDFAASLVVFLVALPLCVGVAVASGVPAELGLVTGIVGGIVTGLMRGSSLQVSGPAAGLTVLVFEAVQEFGLPVLGVLVLATGALQLLMGALKLGRWFRAISVSVVEGMLAGIGLVLIAGQLYSVADAKAPASGLEKIAGLPGALAGAVGDTGALASIGLGAGTIAVLVLWKRLPAKVRTIPGPLAAVGLATLVAAVFSLPVATVEVKGLLGSIQPPSLTAFGELANVGVLATIVAFTLIASAESLFSAAAVDRLHNGPRTEYDKELMAQGAGNAVCGVLGALPMTAVIVRSSANVQAGAKTKASRVMHGVWLLLFAALLPATLALIPIPALAGILVHAGFKLIPFRGIVSLWRGHRGEALILVATAVSIVTVNMFEGVLIGLALSVAKTAWEASHVKLEVIDKGAGPIQAYLSGNATFLRLPKILDSLEALPQDRPVELDLSGLHHLDHACRTALESWAERLPHFSTSLEAGGTPTAAGTDPVRVTAP from the coding sequence ATGATGACCAAATACCCTCATCTGCGGCAGGACTTCGCCGCCTCGTTGGTCGTCTTCCTGGTCGCGCTGCCGCTGTGTGTCGGCGTGGCCGTCGCCTCCGGAGTGCCGGCCGAGCTCGGGCTCGTCACCGGCATCGTGGGCGGCATCGTCACCGGCCTGATGCGCGGCAGCAGCCTTCAGGTCTCCGGTCCCGCCGCCGGTCTGACCGTGCTGGTCTTCGAGGCGGTCCAGGAGTTCGGGCTGCCGGTCCTCGGTGTGCTCGTCCTCGCCACCGGGGCGCTCCAGCTCCTCATGGGCGCCCTGAAGCTGGGGCGCTGGTTCCGGGCGATCTCGGTCTCCGTCGTCGAGGGCATGCTGGCCGGTATCGGCCTTGTGCTCATCGCCGGACAGCTCTATTCGGTCGCGGATGCCAAGGCGCCCGCCTCCGGCCTGGAGAAAATAGCCGGGCTGCCCGGCGCGCTCGCCGGGGCCGTCGGCGACACCGGGGCGCTGGCCTCGATCGGGCTGGGCGCCGGCACCATCGCCGTCCTGGTGCTGTGGAAGCGGCTGCCGGCCAAGGTGCGCACGATTCCCGGTCCGCTCGCCGCGGTCGGTCTGGCGACGCTGGTCGCCGCCGTGTTCTCCCTGCCCGTCGCCACCGTCGAGGTCAAGGGCCTGCTGGGCTCCATCCAGCCGCCGTCCCTGACGGCCTTCGGTGAGCTTGCGAATGTCGGCGTGCTCGCCACGATCGTCGCCTTCACGCTCATCGCGTCGGCCGAGTCGCTGTTCAGCGCCGCGGCCGTGGACCGGCTGCACAACGGGCCGCGCACCGAGTACGACAAGGAGCTGATGGCGCAGGGCGCGGGCAACGCGGTCTGCGGCGTCCTCGGGGCGCTGCCGATGACCGCGGTCATCGTGCGCAGCTCCGCCAACGTCCAGGCGGGCGCGAAGACGAAGGCATCGCGTGTCATGCACGGCGTATGGCTGCTGCTGTTCGCGGCGCTGCTGCCCGCCACGCTGGCACTGATCCCGATCCCCGCGCTGGCGGGCATCCTGGTCCACGCGGGCTTCAAGCTGATCCCCTTCCGCGGGATCGTCTCCCTGTGGCGGGGGCACCGCGGTGAGGCACTGATCCTGGTCGCCACCGCCGTCTCGATCGTCACGGTGAACATGTTCGAGGGCGTGCTGATCGGTCTGGCCCTGTCGGTCGCCAAGACCGCCTGGGAGGCCTCGCACGTGAAGCTGGAGGTCATCGACAAGGGCGCAGGACCGATCCAGGCGTACCTGTCGGGCAACGCGACCTTCCTCAGGCTACCGAAGATCCTCGACAGCCTGGAGGCCCTGCCGCAGGACCGCCCGGTCGAGCTGGACCTGTCCGGACTGCACCACCTCGACCACGCCTGCCGTACGGCCCTGGAGAGCTGGGCCGAGCGCCTCCCCCACTTCTCGACTTCGCTCGAAGCGGGAGGTACTCCCACCGCGGCGGGTACCGACCCGGTGCGGGTCACCGCACCCTGA
- a CDS encoding slipin family protein: MIEELLGAAAGVAAVGLVYVAAAARVVKQYERGVILRLGRLRGSVREPGFTMILPAVDRLHKVNMQIVTMPVPAQEGITRDNVTVRVDAVVYFQVVDAAAAIINVEDYRFAVSQMAQTSLRSIIGKSDLDDLLSNREKLNQGLELMLDSPAIGWGVQIDRVEIKDVSLPESMKRSMARQAEADRERRARVINADAELQASKKLAEAAHQMADAPSALQLRLLQTVMAVAAEKNSTLVLPIPVELLRFLERGAQPPQDQAARATTEPAAVPEPATVDEPAAVSEPIAVEESTEPPAEPTAEPPAEPPAEPPGQVPLK, translated from the coding sequence ATGATCGAGGAACTGCTGGGTGCGGCCGCAGGTGTCGCAGCGGTGGGGCTGGTGTACGTCGCGGCTGCCGCGCGGGTCGTCAAGCAGTACGAGCGCGGGGTGATCCTGCGGCTCGGCCGGCTGCGGGGCTCCGTGCGCGAGCCGGGGTTCACGATGATCCTCCCGGCCGTCGACCGGCTCCACAAGGTCAACATGCAGATCGTGACGATGCCCGTGCCCGCCCAGGAGGGCATCACCCGCGACAACGTGACCGTGCGGGTCGACGCGGTCGTGTACTTCCAGGTCGTGGACGCGGCGGCTGCGATCATCAACGTCGAGGACTACCGCTTCGCCGTCTCCCAGATGGCGCAGACCTCGCTGCGCTCGATCATCGGCAAGAGCGATCTGGACGATCTGCTGTCCAACCGCGAGAAGCTCAACCAGGGCCTGGAGCTGATGCTCGACAGTCCGGCGATCGGCTGGGGCGTGCAGATCGACCGCGTCGAGATCAAGGACGTGTCCCTGCCGGAGTCGATGAAGCGGTCCATGGCCCGCCAGGCCGAGGCCGACCGGGAGCGGCGGGCCCGGGTCATCAACGCCGACGCCGAACTCCAGGCCTCCAAGAAGCTGGCCGAGGCCGCGCACCAGATGGCCGACGCGCCCTCCGCCCTCCAACTGCGGCTGCTGCAGACGGTGATGGCGGTGGCGGCGGAGAAGAACTCCACGCTGGTGCTGCCGATCCCGGTGGAGCTGCTGCGGTTCCTGGAGCGGGGCGCACAGCCACCGCAGGACCAGGCGGCCCGAGCGACCACCGAGCCGGCGGCCGTTCCCGAGCCGGCCACCGTCGACGAGCCGGCCGCCGTCTCCGAGCCGATAGCCGTCGAGGAATCCACGGAGCCTCCGGCCGAACCGACTGCTGAACCCCCGGCCGAACCCCCAGCGGAGCCCCCTGGCCAAGTGCCACTGAAGTGA
- a CDS encoding PhoX family protein → MSATRRQVLARSGSLGIGIAFAGSLSELFAGTAAAQTLGHTGYGPLVPDPKGLLDLPEGFRYRVLSREGDQLRSGEGPVPSNHDGMTALPGSRGRVHLVRNHENRNTAAVPVPTVPDLTYDPQGKGGCTALTLDSRNRVLSERVAIAGTAVNCAGGPTPWGTWLTCEETEDKAGTNGYTKDHGFIFEVDPANPHRSGAVPLTAMGRFQHEAIAVDPRRGIVYETEDAFERPFGLFYRFLPDAPHGGLGSLRAGGRLQAMRVPGVPDLSSIQETGATFENIEWVDVPDPLAARTPIRHQDFGPKGITHAQKLEGCYWGGRCVYFVSSFARSAEGSAADHYGQIWRYDPTERRLTLVIVFGPDTDLQLPGESPDNICLAPSGGLMVCEDGNGAQHLFGVTRRGEVYAMARNAQNLGTPQEPEWGEFAGVTFAPDGETMYVNCYTPGTTFAVTGPWRR, encoded by the coding sequence ATGTCCGCAACACGACGTCAGGTCCTCGCCCGCTCCGGCTCCCTGGGTATCGGCATCGCTTTCGCCGGGTCCCTGTCGGAGCTCTTCGCAGGCACCGCCGCAGCGCAGACCCTCGGCCACACCGGATACGGCCCCCTGGTCCCCGACCCCAAGGGCCTGCTCGACCTGCCGGAAGGATTCCGTTACCGGGTCCTGTCCCGCGAGGGCGACCAACTCCGCTCCGGCGAGGGCCCGGTCCCCTCCAACCACGACGGCATGACAGCCCTGCCGGGCTCCCGCGGCCGCGTCCACCTGGTCCGCAACCACGAGAACCGCAACACGGCGGCCGTCCCCGTCCCGACGGTCCCCGACCTCACCTACGACCCGCAGGGCAAGGGCGGCTGTACGGCCCTGACCCTGGACTCCCGCAACCGTGTCCTGTCCGAGCGTGTCGCCATCGCCGGTACGGCCGTCAACTGCGCAGGCGGGCCCACCCCTTGGGGCACCTGGCTGACCTGCGAGGAGACCGAGGACAAGGCCGGCACCAACGGCTACACCAAGGACCACGGCTTCATCTTCGAGGTCGACCCGGCGAACCCGCACCGCTCCGGCGCCGTCCCGCTGACCGCGATGGGCCGCTTCCAGCACGAGGCGATCGCGGTCGACCCGCGGCGCGGCATCGTCTACGAGACCGAGGACGCCTTCGAGCGCCCCTTCGGCCTCTTCTACCGCTTCCTCCCGGACGCCCCGCACGGCGGCCTCGGCTCCCTGCGCGCGGGCGGCCGCCTCCAGGCGATGCGTGTCCCGGGCGTACCGGACCTCTCCTCGATCCAGGAGACGGGTGCGACCTTCGAGAACATCGAGTGGGTCGACGTACCGGACCCCCTCGCCGCCCGAACCCCCATCCGCCACCAGGACTTCGGCCCGAAGGGCATCACCCACGCGCAGAAGCTGGAGGGCTGCTACTGGGGCGGCCGCTGCGTCTACTTCGTCTCGTCCTTCGCCCGCAGCGCGGAGGGCTCGGCGGCGGATCACTACGGCCAGATCTGGCGCTACGACCCCACCGAGCGCCGTCTCACCCTCGTGATCGTCTTCGGTCCGGACACCGACCTCCAGCTCCCCGGCGAGTCCCCGGACAACATCTGCCTCGCCCCCAGCGGCGGCCTGATGGTGTGCGAGGACGGCAACGGCGCCCAGCACCTGTTCGGCGTGACCAGGCGCGGGGAGGTGTACGCGATGGCGCGCAACGCGCAGAACCTGGGCACGCCGCAGGAGCCGGAGTGGGGCGAGTTCGCCGGGGTGACCTTCGCACCGGACGGCGAGACGATGTACGTCAACTGCTACACGCCGGGGACGACGTTCGCGGTGACGGGCCCCTGGCGCAGGTAG
- a CDS encoding serine/threonine-protein kinase, with amino-acid sequence MNAPGDVVDGRFELVERLGSGGMGTVWRARDTVLHREVALKAVRSDADTVGVVRERVLREARALARLSHPHVVTVHQIVAADPHPWIVMELVPGVSLQRRLDDGPLTPVEAARVGRQVLGALRAAHAAGIQHRDVKPANILLRPDGDAVLTDFGIAALQGTTALTATGELVGSPEYMAPERIRGRDDDPAADLWSLGVVLYVCVEGVSPLRRPTTLATLAAVLDEPLPPPTRSGSLTPVLDALLVRDPAARPDAARLDTMLAQVEAGTTPYWAQPTLTAAAPPAPATPTQLDTPRPTVPQRMHEPRRRGPLVVAVTAGLAIATAAALVLLALRPGDTGDDKARATSNAPAATTSIPTPAKQQPTPAPTPTTKTATATPPATPDGRWIAQLHSEPVAAGTAARDKRLATVRRSVPEAAVLRSDEYASLRPGYWVIYAPGPFADGRAALTFCAERGRTSVSTCMGRYLSTDASEYSLQCRPPATAPTGSCTRTD; translated from the coding sequence ATGAACGCACCGGGGGATGTCGTCGACGGCCGTTTCGAGCTGGTGGAGCGGCTGGGCAGCGGAGGAATGGGCACCGTGTGGCGGGCTCGCGACACGGTGCTGCACCGCGAGGTCGCGCTCAAGGCGGTCCGGTCCGACGCGGACACGGTCGGTGTGGTGCGCGAGCGGGTGCTGCGGGAGGCGCGGGCGCTGGCCCGGCTGAGCCATCCCCATGTGGTCACCGTCCACCAGATCGTGGCCGCCGACCCGCACCCCTGGATCGTGATGGAGCTGGTGCCGGGCGTCTCGCTCCAGCGGCGCCTGGACGACGGCCCGTTGACTCCGGTGGAGGCGGCCCGCGTCGGCCGTCAGGTGCTCGGCGCGCTGCGGGCCGCGCACGCGGCGGGCATCCAGCACCGGGACGTCAAGCCCGCCAACATCCTCCTGCGTCCCGACGGCGACGCCGTCCTCACCGACTTCGGCATCGCCGCCCTGCAGGGCACGACGGCCCTCACGGCGACCGGCGAGCTCGTCGGTTCGCCCGAGTACATGGCCCCCGAGCGGATCCGGGGCCGCGACGACGACCCCGCCGCCGACCTCTGGTCGCTGGGCGTGGTGCTGTACGTGTGCGTGGAGGGCGTCAGCCCTCTGCGCCGCCCCACCACGCTTGCCACCCTGGCCGCCGTACTCGACGAGCCTCTCCCGCCGCCGACCCGCTCGGGCTCGCTGACGCCGGTGCTCGACGCCCTGCTGGTACGGGACCCGGCGGCGCGCCCGGACGCCGCCCGCCTTGACACGATGCTGGCGCAGGTGGAGGCCGGTACGACGCCGTACTGGGCACAGCCGACGCTGACCGCCGCCGCACCGCCCGCGCCTGCGACGCCGACGCAGCTCGACACGCCCCGGCCCACTGTTCCGCAGCGGATGCACGAGCCCCGGCGCCGGGGGCCCCTCGTCGTGGCCGTGACTGCAGGGCTCGCGATCGCCACCGCGGCGGCTCTGGTCCTCCTCGCCCTGCGCCCCGGCGACACCGGCGACGACAAGGCCCGCGCCACCTCGAACGCCCCTGCGGCCACGACGTCCATCCCCACCCCGGCGAAACAACAGCCGACGCCCGCACCGACCCCCACCACGAAGACCGCCACTGCCACCCCGCCCGCCACCCCCGACGGCCGCTGGATCGCCCAGCTCCACTCCGAACCCGTCGCCGCGGGCACCGCGGCCCGGGACAAGCGGCTCGCCACCGTCCGCCGGTCGGTGCCGGAGGCGGCCGTCCTGCGCAGCGACGAGTACGCCTCCCTGCGCCCCGGCTACTGGGTGATCTACGCCCCCGGCCCCTTCGCCGACGGCCGCGCCGCCCTCACCTTCTGCGCCGAGCGCGGCCGCACTTCGGTGAGCACCTGCATGGGCCGCTACCTGAGCACGGACGCGAGCGAGTACAGCCTCCAGTGCCGCCCTCCGGCCACCGCACCGACGGGCTCCTGCACACGAACCGACTGA